The following proteins are encoded in a genomic region of Neomonachus schauinslandi chromosome 7, ASM220157v2, whole genome shotgun sequence:
- the MOCS2 gene encoding molybdopterin synthase catalytic subunit has translation MSSLEIKSSSFGRETKLPLSPPLVEGNAHEPLGEELKEVEESAKEIIKFTTEKLSIDEASQLVISPLCGAVSLFVGTTRNNFEGKKVISLEYEAYLPMAETEIRKICSDIRQKWPVKHIAVFHRLGLVPVSEASIIIAVSSAHRAASLQAVSYAIDTLKAKVPIWKKEKYEESSSSWKRNKECFWTTSD, from the exons ATGTCGAGCTTGGAGATCAAGTCCTCCAGCTTCGGTCGGGAGACGAAATTGCCATTATCCCCCCCATTAGTGGAGGGTAATGCTCATGAGCCACTTGG GGAAGAGCTGAAGGAAGTTGAAGAGTCAGctaaagagataataaaattcaCCACTGAGAAGCTGTCCATAGATGAAGCCTCACAGTTGGTGATTTCTCCACTCTGTGGTGCAGTATCCCTGTTTGTAG ggactACAAGAAATAACtttgaagggaaaaaagtcaTTAGCTTAGAATATGAAGCATATCTCCCAATGGCAGAAACTGAAATCAGAAAGATCTGTAGTGACATTCGGCAGAAATGGCCAGTCAAACACATAGCAGTGTTTCATAGACTTGG CTTAGTTCCAGTGTCAGAAGCAAGCATTATCATCGCTGTGTCCTCAGCCCATAGGGCCGCATCCCTCCAAGCTGTGAGCTATGCCATTGATACTTTAAAAGCCAAGGTGCCCATATGGAAAAAG GAAAAGTATGAAGAATCGTCATCatcttggaaaagaaacaaagaatgctTTTGGACAACCAGTGATTAA